CAAAGCCCAGAGACTGACTAAATCgccattataaaattttatataatatattagattcaaaaaaaaaaaaatcagttctattaattcaattttttaaaaaatatattattattttttaaatttaaaaaatttattcagtgtcattaattaaaatcaaaatatcatcgatCAAATTTCAAATTGTTCAATTCGGTTTTGAATGCACCCCTGACTCTTAACATTACGAGACAATGGTAAAAATTGATGTTTTATTAACGACTATTTTATTCACTAAAGAAAAAGAAACGCAATAAAGGCGAGTAAATACTACAAAGAAAAATTTATGAAGAAAGCAGCTAGGGGGAAATTACACAGCCACAAGCTTTCAGGTGtgtctttttttttcctctctctttccgTTGGATTCGAGACTTATGAAAATGTAAATACAAAGTCATGCCGATAGCTCTTTTAATAACCTATATCTGCCGTCTTAAATATACAAAGCTTTATAGTTGCTATGAGTTATGCCCACTAGGGTTATTATTGTACAAGAAGATTATTCACAGTGATGTTGATGTTGTTGGTTCTCAGTAAATCCTGAAacggaagaaattttttaaacGGCACCCAACAAAAAATGGAAAATACTCCCATCAATTAAGGACAGTGGCATACCTGCACAATTAGTTCGTCGGGAACATGTGGCAAGACCTCACGCACTCTATCAACCATAGTGAGTAACTCTGACATATTACTGTTAACCGGGGATGTGGTGTTCCTGATCCGTAAACCAGCTGCATTTCTATTCAACCTCGTGGAGGAGGATGGAGGAATATGAGGAATCGCAGTATGCTGAGGAAGCCACAGATTCCAAGCTGAATCATGTAGAGAACCCTGAGCAAAGTTTTCACTAACAGATGCAAGCTGCCTCATCATCATCTGAACCCCACCAAATCCTACGGATGTGACTGAACTTGATGAACTAGCACCATCGATCCCTTGGTTCATCCATGTAGGTGTCAAACTGGAGTCGAATGCAGCACCCCTGGACACCAAACAAAAAGTGCATTTCAAGATAAAATCGATGTAACAACATTTTGCACCATTACTACACACATATATGACTTGTTTCTTCCATTGTTACTAAGCAACTAATTTCAATATGATTATTACTGATTTTTACAGAAAGAACAAAAAGTTATGGTAAGGATGGGCTAGAATGATAAGGTATGCAAGAGTATCAAGATCAAGAGTTACAATAATGAACTATGTAAATCAAAGAGCAAGGCTAAGAGTGTTTATGTGAAAACAAAACTTGAAGGATAGAAATACTGATGTTAAAATTATGGGGAAAAGAAAATGATAGAGGATTCAGAATTGTTTTTTCCTCAAAAACTAATGGCCCGAGAGTAAGTGAAAAGGCTGGAGGGAAAGAAAAAACAGTTACATTATATCAACTTTTATTCCCTTTTGCTATACTTTCAAAGTGATAGTTTACTTTTCCTAGCAACAACTGATAGTGATGTATAATAGACTACATAACTAAAGAGTAGCTAAAGGAATAAACACTACAGTAGTGACTAACAGGAGTGACCAACCAAAAAATGCAGCAGCACTTAAACCCAAGGCTGGGGAAGAATCATATGACACCAGAGTAAGTGATGAAACAAGCCAGGCGTTCTCCATATAATATTAGAACAAGGAATCAATATATCTCTAATATTCAAAATCCAGCTAAGGAATAGACATGTCAGCCATTTTCAGCTGGAAGAGTACCCAACAAACTGTGTCAAGTATGCTCATGTAAAAATAACAAGTTAGCAAAGCACTGCTATAGAATTCCATTATGTTTGTGGCAGCAACTAAATGAAATAATCTTGCAGTTACAGTTAATGGTATTATATAAACAAGCATGTTATGACCACAATTTTTGCTTACACAAGGATAGCATTggtaaaacaagagtataaaGAGAAAAATAACCTCCAGATCGTATCAGAAGTATTCTGTGATGGGTTTGGAGATGCTCCTAAAGGTGCATGACCAGGAACTCTTTGTTGGTTCAATCCTAAATTCAGATGTTCAGCAACTTGTTGCCCATCTATAGCATTTCCAGAAGCAGACCTTATGCCTCCTTGAACATTAGAAGTAAATAATGGCCTCCGGCATGTTGGGCAAGAGTAGACATCAGTCAAACCCTGGTCGAGCCTGAGATGTTATTAAATTTAAAGGCCTGAGGCTTACCCTATGGAACATTACTCCAAAACAAACAATCTGCATGTAAGAAGTCATAGTACTGTGCTTTCACAAATGTGTGACTATGCTTTTCAAGATTCAACTATGATACAACAAAGATTATGAATTGATGGCCACATTAAGTGGTGGGAAAAGATCTATAATATGCCGTAACGGGAGGTAGCGCACAAGTTGTTGCAACTTTTACTAATACCAAGCTAATTATTAGAATCTCAGAGACTTGTGTATTCTCAGCTTCAAACTGACAATACATGAACTAAAAAAAGGCTTTAAAAAGGCCAAGCTCCTCAATGGCAATGCTAAATAAATGTGTGAAACTTTTGAAACAATGTATTGAGAATTCAAATGAAAGATTAGACTGCATTGTATGAATATGGGATCCTATGTTTCCTGAATAGCCTGAACAATGAGCAAATAATTTCCTGATAGCATGAGCAATAAgcaaatgattaaaaaaaaaaatgaataggcAATTATTCGAATAACTAACCATGTTAGaacagaattttgaaaaaatgatATTGCAAGCATGTCAAGGGATTAGATAAAGCATGAATTGGTATTTGCGCAAAGGATAAATCATGTGCAAAATAGCACTTttattttgaattacttttagcatattaAAAGATATTCAACTGGGAtcgaaaagtttaattaatttaaacaaactCTTATAGGCAATAATATCTCCAAACAGTATCAGAGTAGTCATTATATAGGCCAAGAAACAGAGCCCTCAAATTTGTGAACAAACAGTTAGTCCATGTTTCAAAAGTCTGTACATTTCCTACACCTATGATTTCTTTCAGTAATCATCACCTAATAAATGTGTTGAAAATGTCTGGCAATGAATCCAGCTTTTAGGGAGCATAATTATAAGTGCAGTGAGATGCTCTGTTATAATAAATGAGCACAAAGTGGAACCAGAACTAAACAGTGCAAAAAAAAACATCTCGAACTCGttgatataatatgttaaaagGCCAAATATGTTAACAATTTTTTGATACATCTGAAAAGTGCAATCATGCAATAATTAGGATACTCTTCAAATGCATCGAAAGACATCAATTTTACATTTGACAGCAAAGCAAAACAATTGCCATCTGACGAGGAAAGGATATCTGATAGCATTGCTATCAGGAATTCTTTTCTTAAAAGGCAGTGGACATTCAAAAATCCCAATTTGTTAGTTTCAGTGTTCCTAACGcagacattcatatatccattTATCCTTGCAAAATTTCAGTTATGCATAATTCTGCTCTTACATGGCGCAATCTTTTGTAAATATAGTCATTTCATGGAATGTGGAATGTCAATACTTCTGGACAAAATCTTCCAACAGTTGCTCAATGTGTAAAAAATCAACAATTTCATGCGTGAATATTTAACCAATAGAATCTCATAAAGATGTTAAGACAAACATCACGGTAAAAAAATGATCAAAGGCGAGAGAGAACATAGGTCATACCAAGATCTCAAACACACGAGATGGAATAGATGATTGCATGACAGTTTTTTGGCCCTCACCATTGGTCCCTGCAACTTTCTAATTAATCCTTCCGCTGGAAAATTTTTTGAAACAGTTTTAGAAAACATTGAAACCACATACTCGGCATATTGCACACTCATCGTCAAAAGCACGAAGTTCCTCATATGTAGCATCAGGAAGTGCTCCATCTAGGGAAGTAAGGGCTTTCCTCAACTTAAGATATGTTCTAATTCGCTTAGCAATTGCACTTATAAGAGCCTGTTCACCTCAGATATAAGGTATATTTTAGAACCAGAATACAACTTCCAGTTAGCCTAAATTATAtaaaagatattttgaaatgctaaTTTACCACTTACACGCATATTAAGAAAAAGAACTACATCTACTAGATGAAATGCTAAGCCATGAAGCCACCAGATAACAAAGTAATGGCCTAGTGCTGTTAGCAATGTCATCATATCTAGAATGAAACCACAATGTCTGATGAGAATGCCCTTCCATTCAGATAGAGAGCCTGCAAAGCAAATTGAATTAGATTTTGCTGTTTTATCATAATATGAAATATACACCATCCTGGTTTAAAACAAAAACATTGATAGAACACAAAAATAAATGCATGGCTTCAGACTAAGCAAAGGTATCTATCAGCCAGTAGTGAATACCTTCAAGGAGAAAAATATCAATAAATGTGAAACAATTATCATGTTAGACAAGATTTCAGTTGAAGACGACATTATGAGAGGCAAAGCAGAAAAGGACAAAATTTACAGCAACATGGGTGAAGGTTGTGAAAATTGGATGGACCTTTGCTGCAACATAGAGAAAAACAACCTACAGTTGAAAGCAATATAGTAATTTTTATTGGCATAGCTCCTATGACCTCCCTCGGATATCAATAATCTGCCCACAGATTTCACCATCAAATCTTAGCATGATAACATGAATTTAAAAGTAGGAAGAACTATCATTTGAATAGTAGTTTTGTGGACTCTAAAAGAAAATTGCACATGTAAGTAATTATAAACGTATAGAGAAGATTCCCACATGCACAAGCATGACTGAATTTCAACCAGTAATATTTAAAAAGTTATTAATGCTAGTTGCCGTCTTGCCGATGTAGAATAATACTGAACCTCTAAACTAAAAGATTGATTTTCTGACAGATTTCTCCAGAAGAACATTAAGAAAGAATACAACAAAGATTTTCATATTAGGTTCGCTAAATATTTGTAAAACATATATGCTAGCCATTTGGTAGGTATTCCAAGCTATTGACTGATGAATTCAAATATTTGGAGGACCCTGGACTTGATATAATATTCGCCACAAAGCAAATAGAGGATAGAACGCCTTCAAGAGGAGATTAATTGTAAAGGTTGTTTGAGGTAATCAATCCTAATCAATCATTTTCCCATACATGACATAATGTATTTATTACCAAAGGTCTTTCAATGAATTCGATTTTTATTGAACTGAAGTGGACATATTGGCAAGCTGCAAAAAAACAATGTCCAAGTTCAGATGACAGTTTATGGAAAAGGATAGTCCCAATTTTTTCAGAGAACCTACGACAGATTATGCTATgccaaaaaataatttatttgccaGTAATTACTCATCTATTCTTCATCAGAAACAATAGCAAAGCAACAAAACTTAACACAGACCAACTCACCTAAAACTTCATTCATAACAACTAGATATTCACAGGCTTATATACCCCTTGAGATATAGTTTATTTGGTGCCATCTTGCTTATcacatttttttttgataatctatGTTGGAGCAATCGGCATACccttagattttgatgtttggacaaagagtttaagttaggatttgcATCTGTATTTGATATGCGTGGTTAAGTGTGCAGGTGACAGGTGCAAGGAAAGAcctgtgatcttgacaaaggtgAAATCTAAGCATgggagtcttggtggtgtaagtccaagcttgAGGCTTGGtcgtgtaagtccaagtatgacttggcaaggtgAAGACCCGGAGCGAGGGGATCTTGGCAAGGATGAAGTTCCGGAGCGAGAAGCTCTTGGCAAGTGAAGTCTCGGGAGTGAGGAGCTTCTTGGCAAGGATGAAGACCCGAAGgtaaggagcctcttggcaaaggaagacgcgacaacaaggacaaggccaAAGGAAGCTCTTGAATGCAAGGCGTGAAGAATGGCAAAGCATCCAAGGGACACAAGGTTGATGGAGGAAGCTAGAATGCAAGGTCAAGGTTGTGCGGATGAGAACAAGTGCATGAGTGATTGTACTTGAGAGTAAAACCctaaattagggtttactagtcgactgatatatGTCTCAGTCGACTAGTGGTTGAGAACCAGCAAACCCGAAATGGAATTCCAAGGTTTGTGGTTCTAGGGCTAGTCTAGTCGACTTGTACAGTAGACTGGGAGAGAACAACATGCTTCTGTTCACTCAGCCCATGAAGACCATTAGACCAATCGACTGATCCATGGTGAGCAGTTGATTGGAATCGAACTGTTAGGTTGTAACAGTAGAATTCCACAAAGATACTGGTAAGTATGACAATTGACTGGTGGCGGAAACATAGCTTGGGTGTTTattcccaagctctatataattgAACTCGGATTGGCTGGCTTTGGTGATGAAAATTTAAGGTGGTTAACCCCTTCTCCAAAGCTCAAAGCAATCCAAGAGTTCTTGatcgagtttgtggtgaggtttctctaccGACAAAGAGGATTAAGCTAGCGGGAGTTccagggactaatccaccaacAGATTGAAAGATCATCCACCTTATGAATATCCAGTCCAACGACCAGGGTATTCGGGAAGTGCAAATGGGTTTTGGCGAACAACCCAACATC
This region of Zingiber officinale cultivar Zhangliang chromosome 9A, Zo_v1.1, whole genome shotgun sequence genomic DNA includes:
- the LOC122019868 gene encoding E3 ubiquitin protein ligase RIN2-like, giving the protein MVYISYYDKTAKSNSICFAGSLSEWKGILIRHCGFILDMMTLLTALGHYFVIWWLHGLAFHLVDVVLFLNMRALISAIAKRIRTYLKLRKALTSLDGALPDATYEELRAFDDECAICRGPMVRAKKLSCNHLFHLVCLRSWLDQGLTDVYSCPTCRRPLFTSNVQGGIRSASGNAIDGQQVAEHLNLGLNQQRVPGHAPLGASPNPSQNTSDTIWRGAAFDSSLTPTWMNQGIDGASSSSSVTSVGFGGVQMMMRQLASVSENFAQGSLHDSAWNLWLPQHTAIPHIPPSSSTRLNRNAAGLRIRNTTSPVNSNMSELLTMVDRVREVLPHVPDELIVQDLLRTNNINITVNNLLVQ